A stretch of the Leopardus geoffroyi isolate Oge1 chromosome B2, O.geoffroyi_Oge1_pat1.0, whole genome shotgun sequence genome encodes the following:
- the TSTD3 gene encoding thiosulfate sulfurtransferase/rhodanese-like domain-containing protein 3 — translation MAITSRGSPRLGQRLAEGGAQEPGAVAGRTSGAEAGGGSGPEPGGREREMVLPGPLLGSARRAILGSAQSVLWGLKSIKGSCHNFCTAVFKDVTYKELKSLLNSRQITLIDVRERWEIVEYGKIPGSVNIPLDEVGEALQMNPKDFKEKYNEVKPSKSDSLVFSCLAGVRSKKAVDTAVSLGFNSVQHYAGGWKEWVTYEFSEKKKGN, via the exons CGATCACTTCCCGTGGCTCTCCTCGGCTCGGCCAGCGCCTGGCGGAGGGGGGCGCTCAAGAGCCCGGCGCGGTCGCCGGGAGGACCAGTGGGGCAGAAGCCGGAGGAGGAAGTGGTCCGGAGCCCGGTGGGCGCGAGCGGGAGATGGTGCTGCCGGGGCCGCTGCTCGGGAGTGCTCGCCGTGCGATCCTCGGGTCGGCGCAGTCTGTGCTCTGGG gTTTGAAGTCAATAAAAGGAAGCTGCCACAATTTTTGTACTGCTGTTTTCAAAGATGTCACTTACAAGGAACTTAAAAGTCTCTTGAATTCCAGACAAATTACGTTAATTGATGTTAGAGAGAGATGGGAAATTGTTGAGTATGGGAAAATTCCCGGGTCTGTCAATATACCAT tGGATGAGGTAGGTGAAGCTCTACAGATGAACCCAAAAGACTTCAAAGAGAAGTACAATGAAGTAAAACCATCCAAATCTGACAGCCTAGTGTTTTCTTGTTTAGCCGGAGTGAGAAGCAAGAAGGCTGTGGACACAGCAGTATCTCTGGGCTTTAACAG TGTTCAACATTATGCTGGAGGATGGAAGGAATGGGTGACTTatgaattttcagaaaagaaaaaaggaaattga